Within the Mus caroli chromosome 10, CAROLI_EIJ_v1.1, whole genome shotgun sequence genome, the region ggagagatggctcagtggttaagagcactgatggctcttccaaaggtcctgagttcaattcccagcacaaccatctcttctggtgtgtctgaagatagctacagtgtactcacatatataaaataaataaatctttttttaaaaaaagactccaTCTGAATAAAATGCAGAGCAATTCTTTGGTAATGCTACAGAAACTTGCCATGTACTAACACCAGCTTACTGGGAGGAGCTCAGGACTTGAGATGCCACAGCGGGTGACTCTGTGTCTTGCCTGGCTGGCTTCTGGCCATTGGCAGGAGCAACCTGAAGCTGTGCACTCAGCCTTTCAACCTAGAAAGCTAGAGAGAGATAGGCCAGCCCCAatctgaaacagaaacagagaggccaGGTCTtgtagactagcctggccttgaactcaaaccCAAGGCTGACCTTGGGCTGATGTGCtccctgcttctgttttctgaatGTTGTGTGCATGGCAGGTGTGCAGgggtggagcccagggcttcctgccAGTCCACCCTGAGCTGTAGCCacagccctgtttgtttgttttgaggcaggatctcactatgtaattctggctgacctagaactctctcagtagaccaggttggccttgaactcacagcaattaaaggtgtgagccaccacacccgactggccctatttgttttttgagttacAGTCTTCTgaggcagcccaggctagccaaaacttgtcattctcctgcctcagcctggtaTGGTTACATGTATGCCATCAAACTCAAGGCTTTGAAGGTCCAACTTGAAGGTTCTTAACCTGATGGTTTCTTGTAACTAGAGAAAAGGACAGATTCTCCAGGCTCTGGACTAGGGACCTGGATAACCAGAGGTCGCTGTCCTGTTTGCCCCACTTAAACTGTCATATGTCCACCCCAAGGCACAAACATTCAGACTTTCAAACTGCCCCATTTCAAACTGCGCCTCATTGTAGCAGAATGATCTTGAGTCCCAGACCCACTTGAGCTACAAGATGTTTACATCATAAAGAGATGAAGTCTAGGGATGTGGATGAAGACCAGCACCCTTGTTACCCATGGAAAAAGCTGGCTGTGTAGCTATAACCCAGTGCTGGGGACATAGACACAGGGTCACTGGGGCTTCCTGGCCAACAGTATAGCTAAGTTAGTGACTCGCAGCGCCAGTGAGAAACCCCATTTCAAAACATAAGATGGAAAGCAGTTGGTTGTGGGCCTGGCCCTGGCCTCCATGCAAACAAACACGTCAAGTTGTCAACAGGTCTCCAGTCAGTCAGCGATGACCTCTTCCGTTGGTCCTAAGGGTGGCTTCATGGTCTAGGAGCCTCTGGCTGTCAGGGGTCATGGCCTGTCACTTCCTCTGTGCTCGTGAGTCTGGGTGAGAGGGACTCTTAGGAAGCTGAGCAGACGTTCTGAGGCGTGGCCCAGGACACCTGACTCTGAGAGCTTTGCCGTAGGAAGTGggcagcagaggagaggagagagaaggctgagctggGACCAGTTGTGCCAAGGGTGTCCCTGGGGAACTCATGGGTTCCTAGTACGTGGGAGCAGGACAAAGAGGGGACTTGAACCCATGCCAACCACACAATGGTCCTTTGATTCACCCAGCCCAGGCCATGGCAGTCCAGTGTAAGGGGTCAGGCCTTGGCCAAGGTCAGCGCTGTCCACCCCCTCCACCCTCTCCTGCAAGCTCCTGGTGAGAACATAGGGTTCTGTGCCCTGCCCCAACCTAGGAGCATCCTTGGGGGACTGCCAGGGACCAGGGCCAGGTCAGTATCCTCCCTCACTGGCACTGAATAGTGAGGGAAAAAATGGTTTCTGCAGTCTGTGGATCTGCTGGGCCTCCACTGTGTGGTGCCAAGACAGGGAAGATGTCACCTGAAGGGGTCTGGAGTGGATggaaggatggggggagggtgATCTCAGAAAACCCAGTGCACCATCACTCATATGTTCCAGTTATAAATTAATTTAcctgtgtgttttaaaaatagacttattttatatgtgtgggtgcatatcTGCGCACGATGTGTATGcagtacctgaggaggccagaagagggcggcaggttccctgcaactggagttatagacagttccATGGGTGCTTGGAACGGAAGCCCAGctatctggaagagcagacactactcttaactcctgagccacctctccaggcctttATTTATACATTGTCTAAATCATGAGCTGTGTGGGGACAGGAATAGGTCAGCCTTGGTCACTTGGGATTTCCCAACCCTGTGATTTGTCAACTAAATATCTCAAATCCATGAGAGAACCCATAGACCCAAGGGTGATGAAGGGATGGTGACCTAGCTACTTTGGAGGCCTGCATAGGAGGTTCTGTGTCTAAGAGACAAGTCCACAGCCATATGTGTGCCAGTGTTACCCTCATGGGCTGTGGGATATGCTGCCTCAGACATGGAAGTCCCATGGTACCTAAGGTCTATCTATGATGTCAGAAGGTGGGTCTCCtagcaggaaggaagaagagaaaaagcctTTCAAGTCTGCATGTGCCACAGCTAGCTGTGGGGTCAGAggggacaacctgcaggagtcaggTCTCCTACCTACCACATGAGTATCAAACTCAAATTGTTAGGCTTGGctgcaaatgcctttaccctccaagacatctttttgttttgatggttattttgaggcagggtctcaccgTATAACTCcggatggccttgaacccacagagctatgcctgcctctgcctcccaagaggcaGTAGGAGTAGAGGTGTAGTCCACCAAGCCAGATCACTGAGCTATCCTATCCTGTTtcttcaaagtattttttttttccgagacagggtttctctgtgtagccctggctgtcctggaactcactttgtagaccaggctggatttgaactcagaagtccgcctgcctctgaaatccacctgcctctgcctcccgagggctgggattagtatttcttcttcttctttttaagattatttattttatgtatgtgagtacaatgctgctgttttcagacacatcagaagaggacattacagatggttgtgagccaccatgtgggaaatGAACTTAAGACCTCTAgaacagcagtcagtgttctttaagtgagccatctctccagctcccatcctGTTTCTTAGACAGAGTCTTTCTGCCCTGTGTTCTCTTTGTAAACCAGATTGAACTTTAACCTGTGGCCCccataagtgctgggattctgggGTACGACTCCtgacatgatttttttcctatgtgcacatacccattcacagaggccagaagacatcagGTGTCCCCTCTCTCACATCTggccttattcctttgagacaagagtctcttACTGAAGTTGGAGGTACAGTGACCAGaaagccccagcaatcctcctgtctccacccccacaTACTTGGGATTACAGGCGTCCTTGCCCCACattggctttttacatggatgctggagatttgaactcaggtcttcctgtctctgaagcAATCagtcttaacccctgagccatcctcTAAACTCTGGGTTtggcttcttttccctttttgagtcagggtctcaggtagcccaggctagccttgaattccctgtgtagctgagaatgtccttgaactcttgatccacCAGCCGttacctcctgagagctggaatgGCAGGTGTGCACCATCGTGCCGGCGGACTCTAGGGCCTGTGCGAGCTGGGCGAGCACTCTAGCTCCCACGGAGCTAGCTACAGACAACCTCAACTTTAGTTTGACGCACTCTGAagccctagctggcctcaaactcacagcaatcctcctgcttcagcctccaaagGCTAGAATGGTAGGTATGAGTCTTTAAACAGTTTGGAACAGCATGGGGACACCCTTTGCAACCGTGGGTACTGTCATGGTGAAGGTTAGGCAAGAGGCTAAAGAGACCAGACGGCAATCTCAATACCCCCTTAGCCCAGATGGGGCTTCTCACCTGCACCCGAGAGATCCCCAAAGGAACCCTGGACACCTGGAGGTGTCCACCTCCCAGGACATGCCCTCCGGGCCACACTTTGTGACCTGACCCCATTGTGGACTGTTCTTCCTAGACAACTGTCTGGTTCCCAGATGGGACACGGCCTGCCCCCGGTGGCCACCCCCGCGCAGGCCCGGGCCCTGCGCCTCGGGGACACGTCCGTCCCGCtgcgccccgccccgcccgccgCCGGCCCCGCCCTGGGCTTTTATAGGCCGAGGCGTCTGCACTCGCTGAGTCCCCGCTGCTGCCCAACACTCGCCATGCGTTCTGGGGCACTGTGGCCGCTGCTTTGGGGAGCCCTGGTCTGGACAGTGGGATCCGTGGGCGCCGTGATGGGCTCCGGGGATTCTGTGCCCGGTGAGTGGGGCTGGGCGGAAGGGGCGGGCGAGCGGGCCACCCACGTGGCCTGAGGAATGCGGCAGGGGGATGTCTGGGGTGTGCTCTGGCTGGGTGGGCGAATGCGGGACTCCACGCCTCCAGCCTCAAAAGAGGactgacatttatttattgagctCTTACTGTTTACGTGCTTTCCCATAAGTTCACAGAACAGCCAAAGCTTGTGGGTACTTTTTCCTCCCCGTTTTCAGGATAGGTAAACTGAGGCCCAGGGTCATGAACCTTTTAAATGACGTGGTAGGTGGCTCCGTAGGCCCTAGAGAGACATCTCTGGGTGGCTGTCCCTGCTAATGCCACTTAGGCAGAGGGTTTCAGGAGTCTCTGGATGAGATGCCTCAGGTCGAATGGTATACCTGCATCTGGCCGGGAGAgctccagcctcagtctccctTTTTGTAAAGCCTTTGCAGAAGGTGCTGGGGCCCAGTTCATGGAAGGCGTTTCAGCAGTGTCTCTTGAGCAAGAATGAGTtctgatgggggcggggggaggtgtGCGGCTGTCTTCACTTAAGGGTGAAGAAAGCCAAAGGTTCTGTGTTCTAGCCCCTACCAGCCCTGCAGGGCTGCTGCCCTCCAAGGGAGCCAAGCCCCCTCCCCTAGGGCCGCGTCCCCCGTCCCTGTCCCAGGGGAGTGAGCTCACGCAGAGGGAATGTTCCCCAGTTGGAGTGAGTAAGAGGCGGGTCAGGCGAGGGGGGGCTGCAGGCCGGGGGCTCGGCTGTCCTGGGCACTGTCTAGACAGAGGGCAGAGGCGGGAAGCCAGTGCAGGCCCACAGACCCTCACATGCCGAGCGCCTGGCATTTGAAGGGGCTGGGCAGGGTGCCAGTTCTCAGGCCTGGAGGCTAGGCGGGAGTTGGTGGTGGAGCACTCGGGTGcggctcagaggagaagggttcCCTCCACAGAAGAAGACCTCGAGCCACAGCTGTGgctttctgccctttcttcctgTACAGGGCATTTAGGATGGCTATGGACATCTCTGAATTGGCCGGGGGAATTAGATCTGAGGTGTTGGGGGTTAGTTGGGAGTTTGTTCCACAAAGAACATGCATAGGGATAACTCTTAGGTAGAGATGGGGTCTGGAGCCTCCccattcccccttctcctcctcctccttccgaATAGGTGGCGTGTGCTGGCTCCAGCAGGGCAGAGAGGCCACCTGCAGTCTGGTGCTGAAGACTCGTGTCAGCCGGGAGGAGTGCTGCGCTTCCGGCAACATCAACACTGCCTGGTCCAACTTTACCCACCCAGGCAATAAAATCAGCCTGCTAGGGTTCCTGGGCCTCGTCCACTGCCTCCCCTGCAAAGGTGAAGCCGTGGGGACTCCTGATGGCGGACAAGACCCAGAGTGAATGGGGCACTGGGGAGTGGACCCTGGGGCCCACAGCTTGCGGAGGCTTTGAGAAGCCCCCTGGTTTCATCATGTAAAGCCTCCAACCTGCATCCTACCTCACCTGGTGGGGAGGAACTTAGCCTTAAATCCTGACCAGGCACTCAGGCTATGTCCGAACTGCCACCCTCCTGGGACCCTGAGCACCACACATTTTACATGGCTAATATGCCTGGAGTATCTATCTGTGCTTTATTCTGAGCATGCCACCCGCATCCCTGCTGAGGTGAATGAGTAACAGTCCAGGTGACAGAGGGCACCCCTGGCCTCTCTGTGCTCAGGACTGAACCAGTAGGCACCCAGAGAAAGTgatgggaaggatttggagggagCAGGCATAAGATCTAGGGTTGGGGTGATGACTAGGACTTTGTTGAGTGAAGCCCATATGGAAGAGTGCACTGGGTCTAGGGTCAGTCTTTAGAGGTAGCAGCAACATCAGGCAGCTCATCCAGGAGGAAGCTAGGTAGGGCTGCAGACCCTCCAGGATAGATAGGAGGATAGGGAAGGAGCCTGCGTTGGCCTCAGGGGTAAGATTAATCTCCCATCAGCCTGGCTGTGTGGTCCAGAGCCCATTGCCacactcccctcctcctccagcttctgGGAAGAGGAGGGATTTCAAGAAAAGCCTTTCGCcgggcgggcgtggtggcgcaggcctttaatcccagcactcgggaggcagaggcaggNNNNNNNNNNNNNNNNNNNNNNNNNNNNNNNNNNNNNNNNNNNNNNNNNNNNNNNNNNNNNNNNNNNNNNNNNNNNNNNNNNNNNNNNNNNNNNNNNNNNNNNNNNNNNNNNNNNNNNNNNNNNNNNNNNNNNNNNNNNNNNNNNNNNNNNNNNNNNNNNNNNNNNNNNNNNNNNNNNNNNNNNNNNNNNNNNNNNNNNNNNNNNNNNNNNNNNNNNNNNNNNNNNNNNNNNNNNNNNNNtggcactcactttgtagaccaggctggcctcgaactcagaaatctgcctgcctctgccgcccgagtgctgggactaaaggcgtgcgccaccacgcccggcctttgaTTTTCTAAAGCTGGCTAGAGGGTCAGTTCCAGATGTATGGTGGGTGGgccctctggggggggggtacccaGGTGTAACCCTGTAATGTGGGTCTCCCCAGATCCTGGataatcaagagttcaaggccagccctggctacaaagcaagtttgagTAGCCTAGGCTACTTGAGGccaactcaaaaaaacaaaagagtgtGTGGCTAGGTGTAAATGCCAACACAAGAATGTCTAGgcgagcctcagtttccccacctgagACATAAAGATGTGCAGGGTGAATGAGCCTCTCCCCCATGCCTCTTTGGGAAGGTCCTAGTGGAAACCAGTAATGGATGCACCCAGTAATTGTGCATCACGGTGCACCTGGACTTCAGTGACATGTGGGAACCGCACTCGTGTGTGCTCTGTGTCCTCAGATTCCTGCGACGGAGTGGAGTGCGGCCCGGGCAAGGCGTGCCGCATGCTGGGGGGCCGTCCGCACTGCGAGTGCGTGCCCAACTGCGAGGGGCTTCCCGCCGGCTTCCAGGTCTGCGGCTCTGATGGCGCCACCTACCGGGACGAATGCGAACTGCGCACCGCGCGCTGTCGCGGACACCCAGACCTGCGCGTCATGTACCGCGGCCGCTGTCAAAGTAAGCTGTGACCGTGGAGGGGCGGGGACGCGGGGGCGGGGCCAAGGAATCAAGCAGGACCTGGGGGCGGGGCTAGGGACGGGAGGACAGGGAGGCACCTCAGGACTGGGAAAGGCGGAGCCTGGGAAAAGATAGGCCCGGCTGAGGGGCGGAGTCTAGAGAGGGCGGGGCCTGGCAAACGGCAAGACCAAGGTAAGGCCGGCTGAGGGGCGGGGCCTAAGGGAAGGTGTGATTTATGCAGGGGCGGAGCCTAGCCGGTTGTTGCCCAAGTCCACACCTAGCGAGAAGAAGGGGCAGAGCCTCGCTGATTGCACTTTACCACATCACTGGTTGCTGATGCTAGGGGGGCGGGGCCTGAGGGAGGGGCAGAGCTATGCACAACTGTGGGTCGGGTCAAGTGCGAACCAAAGAAGGCAGGCTGCAAAGATCGAGCTCCAGCCCTTGTTTAGCGCCAACTCTCTCGGGCGTGTCCAGGAGCAGGGCTGTGCGCGGCAGGGTGTGCCCTGCGGGCCAGCGTGCCCTTACAAGTGCTGACGCGCGGGAGAAGGTGTGCAGCCACGGGAAGAGGCTTGTGAtggactggggagggagagatgtgGGTGTGGCCATGAAGGCAAACTGATGGGCTTGGTAGACTGGGGCAGGGATTGACAATTGAGTGAGGCTGTCATTCTGGGGGCGGGACTTCTCTGAGGGGCGGGGCTTAACAGTTGAAGAGACTTGTGTTCTGGGGCGGGGCTTAACAGGGGAGTGGTGCTTGCAATCTAGTAGATCTTGACAGCAGGGTGGGGCTAGTGTCCCAGGGCAGGGCACGGAAGAGTGGAGGTGCGTTTTTTGTCCTAGGAATGGGACTTTCGGGTGGAGTCCTTGTCTGAGGGTAGCTGGACTCACAGGGAGGAGACACCATCCTGCACCTGACCCACCCTCTCTCGGGCTTTCAGAGTCTTGCGCACAGGTAGTGTGCCCACGTCCCCAGTCGTGCCTTGTGGATCAAACCGGCAGCGCACACTGCGTGGTGTGTCGCGCTGCGCCCTGCCCGGTACCTTCCAACCCCGGCCAAGAACTATGTGGCAACAACAATGTTACCTACATTTCGTCGTGTCACCTGCGCCAGGCCACTTGCTTCCTGGGCCGCTCCATTGGGGTTCGGCACCCAGgcatctgcacaggtgagagatgTGGGTGGGTCTGGGCATCTGATCCACCAAGGGGCAGTGCGCCATGCTTACTGTCGCCTCCATACCTGTAGGTGGCCCCAAAGTaccagcagaggaggaagagaacttCGTGTGAGCTGCAGCCACTGGGTCTGGCATTTGAGGCCATCccgattttatttattgttatagaAAAGATTCTAATTTATGTCACATGGACATTCCCCAAACCTGGCCTGGAACCACTTGGGGATCCCCCTGGGATCCTGAGCACATATCACAAGGACTGAAGGGAGATTTTTATGATAGTTGGTATGTGCCCTCGCCAGGTACTGGAATCAAAGTTAGAACCCAAGACCCCTGCTGCCCAGGGAGGGCAGCTACATGGAGATCCCCCTGCTTTGATCTCCTCGCCTGCTTTCTAGGCTGGAGTTGTCTCAGGGCACAGCTTGCGCAGGGACGAGTTGGTGTTTGCATATGGCTGGCCTCAGACCAGAGGGGGCAACATCGGGTCAGAGAAACACTGGGCTCATTCCTGTTCAGTCCACTCAGGGTGAAACCTGGTAGAAACATTGGACCCTGGCTGACTTGCaggcccaggacagccagtggACACTAGGATTCACTGTGCCCAGAGCACCCAGAGTCACTTTAGCACCCACTGCCCTGTTCCCTGCACACCCACATTAGCTTTTACACAGTTCCCCACCAGCCCCACTTGTCCCCAAGCCCAGCTGCAGATGGTGACACCAGCCAGATGCTGTTTGGGGCCAGACTGAATTACTGCCTTCACTCTGACAGCTTCTGCTGCAACTTGCCCACACCCACAAGTGCCTTCAAGGAAGCCAAAAGGGGGAGCTGCTGTGCATTTAGGTAGAGAGTGCTTTTCTAGTGTTCATGGAGCccgggctccatccccagcaccacataaacagaCATGTTGGCTcaggcctgtcatcccagtacttAGAAAGTAGAGgcaaaggccgggcgtggtggcgcacgcctNNNNNNNNNNNNNNNNNNNNNNNNNNNNNNNNNNNNNNNNNNNNNNNNNNNNACAGAGAAAccctagtctcaaaaaaaaaaagtagaggcaAGGGTATCAGGAGTTTAAGTTCATCCTTGACcacattgtgagttcaaggccagcctgggctatataagatcttatctttgaaaaaagaaaaaaaaacttaaaaggaagACAAGATGTCAGACCACAACAGAAGACCATGGGAAGGTGCCCAACCCTCCAGTTTGGGGGCAAGGAGTTCCCAGGGTCTTTCTCACCACCCTccagttctcagctgtgcctttcTTGTAATATCCCCAAAAGTGTCCTTAGCAGGGAGCTATGGTAGCCTCCCCTACCCTGGAGTTCTGCCtcaccaaggaaataaaagacaatagAAACCACGGTGTAttttctgcctccttcctctaAACCTGGGACTAGAGTGGAGCGTGGAACGATCCACGAAAGCTTTCAGAGACACATGGCACGCGTTCAAGAATCACTGGGAAGCTTGGAGCTGAGTGGATGGGAGGGAAAGGAAGTGTGCCTTCTGGGGTCCCAGAGGTACAGGGACAAGAGGGCCTTAAATGGCACCTTGTCTGGGGCTCCGGAGTGAAGGTTGAACTCAGACCAGGAGGAATGATAGACAATAAGACAACTGTTACACTGAGGCCAGGATGGCAGGAGTGGAGTTATAACTGTTTGGATTTTTGTCCTCACTACATATGTCAGTCCCTGTCTGTGTTAGTGGAGTTTGTCACGATCCATAGAGGATAGAGCAGGTGCAAAGGCCTGGGAGCCACCCAGAAGCGACGAGTTCAGGAGCGGGCAGCATAGCGGGTCTTGGTTACAAGGGTGACTGTGGATTAAGGGCGGCGGCTGGAGTTGACCATACATCAAACCATAAACCATGTATCTAGGTAGTCAACCCTCAGTACAATTGTTCATTTAGGATGAATGCCAGTAGCCCAAGTCTCAAGCCATGGAATATTCCAGATGTGAGCCAATGGGTACAGGTTGCTATTCATGTCTGTCCCAGTAGAGGGCTGAAATTCAAACAGCCCTCACAGAGCGTCCAGTAGAACCAGGGGATGAATTTGCCCGAACCACACCCCAGATCCAGGTCACAAACGCTGACACTTGAGTGTAGACATCCGGAGTCTTGGGGTCACCACACCAGAGGCCTGAGAAAGATACAAGACCATGGGCCCGTCTTCCACAGACCAAGGGTCCCCCAGAATCTGCCTGGAGTGAAAAAATGTTTGAGGTTAAGAGTTGTTCCTGGGGTCTTGTGTCCTTGTCCCCCTAAAGGAGTCTCTTATAAGCAGACAGGTAAGTGGTCTTTGAGCAATGCAAAGCCTACATAGCTGTGTGCAATAGCCTTCTGATGTATCTCCCCAAGAAGCTGAAGTTTTCCTTAATTCTCTAAGTGGTACTTTTAGTGTTCCTCGGTATTTAGCCTAAAAAACCCCAACTCACTGACTGGCATCACTGTCATAATTGCTATGTAGAAATTGCTATGTTGGGGGCTTGCAAGAtggctctgactgctcttcctaaggtcctgagttcaaatcccagcaaccacatggtggctcacaaccatccgtaatgagatctggcaccctcttctggagtgtctgaagacagctacagtgtacttacatataataaataaatctttaaaaaaaaaaaaaaagaaaaaagaaattgctgTGTCATCTTCTTTTAGGACCCCAGGCCTGGGAGAGGTATCTGTTGCGCCCCCTACTGGACGTGCCTCGTATGTTTAGACATACATCTGGGCATTTTTGTGCAGGATACATACAGGCTGCGGAAATGAAAGTAATTCTGTATGATTCTCAATCACCTGTCACTTCCCTGGACCTCAATTTCTCCATCCAATCAAACATTAATGGGACTCAGTTCTCAAAGGTAGCCTGCTCCCAACTCTGACCCCCTTTTGGGTGCCTCGGTTTTCCCATATGACAAGCAAGCGGGGTGTAGAATCATACCGAGCAGAAACCACGCCGCCGGCGGTCCCCACTGTGAGTGCAGAGCATGGCAGGACTCAGCTGGCCCTGCCAGGAGCTGTTGCAGACACTCAGATCCAGTATGCGCACCTCGACTTCCATCAGTCCAGGCGGAGGCTCCTCAAAGTCAGACACGAAGCCCCAGCCGGATACGTGGCAACGCGTGCCCACCGCAGGTGGCTTAGCATCTCTCCTTGGCAATCGTAATAGCCTCACAGCGGGGCCCAGGACAGCAGAGCCATTCAACTGCAGGAGGAATACTAGATTCAGTGCCACCCACTCTCGCACCCGACTCAGTGTCCCTATGGTGTCTAGAATCAGTAACAGATGTGGTCTACCCTCCATCAGACACTGTCTCCAACTATACCAGGCAGCTCCATCATGGACCAGGGATATGACCTTCCAGCTCATCTCTCAGagtcctcctctcttctcagcccTCCATAACTCCCCTTGTCCTTGGGGTGAAGGCTCCTGGCCCACCGGTGATTCCAACCTCCTTGAGAGTTTCCCAGCTGGAGTACCTTCCCATTGAGCCTCAGTTTAGACATCACTTCCTTCAGGAGGCCTCTGAAACTCCGCAGTGCAAACAGGCACCTCGGGACCCCTGTGCACCCAGTTAGCTGTGTAGCTTTGCCAGGTGGCTGCCTGGGGCCTCGGCCGGTCTCCTGCCACACAGATGAAGGGTGTGGAAAAAATGACCAGACCCAGGCACATCTCAATACACTTCTACCTAAGTTTCCCTAttttccagcctcagtttcttcacttgTACTGGGGGGGGTCAGGTGACTCTAAGGGGTCCTACACCCAGCCTCTGGCTGTGGAAACCCTCATTCACTCTTGTtttgtcctaaaaaaaaaaaaaccaaaaacaaaaactcaccaCACCCTGAAGCTCACAGTCCATGGAG harbors:
- the Fstl3 gene encoding follistatin-related protein 3, which gives rise to MRSGALWPLLWGALVWTVGSVGAVMGSGDSVPGGVCWLQQGREATCSLVLKTRVSREECCASGNINTAWSNFTHPGNKISLLGFLGLVHCLPCKDSCDGVECGPGKACRMLGGRPHCECVPNCEGLPAGFQVCGSDGATYRDECELRTARCRGHPDLRVMYRGRCQKSCAQVVCPRPQSCLVDQTGSAHCVVCRAAPCPVPSNPGQELCGNNNVTYISSCHLRQATCFLGRSIGVRHPGICTGGPKVPAEEEENFV
- the Prss57 gene encoding serine protease 57; translation: MPSSTAMVPGTRGGWHCLVLTTAAALTQLMWLPGCCGSYIVGGHEVTPHSRPYMASVSFEGHHYCGGFLFHTHWVVSAAHCFSDRRYLCKSSMDCELQGVETGRGPRQPPGKATQLTGCTGVPRCLFALRSFRGLLKEVMSKLRLNGKLNGSAVLGPAVRLLRLPRRDAKPPAVGTRCHVSGWGFVSDFEEPPPGLMEVEVRILDLSVCNSSWQGQLSPAMLCTHSGDRRRRGFCSASGVVTPRLRMSTLKCQRL